A DNA window from Anastrepha obliqua isolate idAnaObli1 chromosome 5, idAnaObli1_1.0, whole genome shotgun sequence contains the following coding sequences:
- the LOC129248945 gene encoding uncharacterized protein LOC129248945: MKLFALLSLALGLLVAQSSAANLVCYYDSASYIREGLGKLLTPDLEIALQFCSHLIYGYAGINPTTYQVQSLHEDLDVYKHQYSEVTALKRKYPHLKVLLSVGGDQDIDPEHPNKYLELLEGEKVKQTSFINSAYSLVRSYGFDGLDLSFQFPRNKPRKVHSDIGMVWKKFKKLFTGDFIVDEKAEQHKEEFTAFVRDVRNALRPDNMMLTLTVLPNVNSSWYFDVPALVGNLDFVTLAAFDFLTPERNPSEADFTAPLYELYDQNRLPHYNVNFQVDYWLAQLCPASKINVGIAAYGRAWKLTTDSGMTGAPVVQEADGPAPAGMQSQKAGLLSWPEVCAKLPNPANAYLKGADAPLRRVSDPTKRYGTYAFRPADANGEHGMWVSYEDPDTAANKAAYVHSKNLGGLALFDLSYDDFRGLCTGDKYPILRAAKFRLTYEMKFLLVSLAFLVCSLWATASVLERNVVCFYDSDGATRSGSSQFHVADMEIALQFCTHVIYGYVGIKPDTFQVMSLNENLDIQKRHFATITALKEKFPYVKFLLSVGGDRDANYHEKYINLLEAGRHKQAVFIDSVRDFLRSYNFDGVDLAFQLPRNKPRKVHSDIGSVWKGFKKFFTGDFIVDEKADEHKEEFTDLVKDLKNTLRVDNMLLSLTVLPNVNSSWYFDAPAIADSLDLINLATFDFLTPERNPEEADYTAPLYELHDQNRLPHYNINFQVENWLLQRVPASKINVGIATYGRAWKMTKDSGTTGLPVVPATEGAAPAGPFTKTPGLLNWLEVCQRLPNPSNINAKGANAPLRRISDPTKRYGTYAFHTADEDDTNGIWVSYEDPDTAASKAGYVKAKNLGGVALFDLTLDDFLGQCTGDKFPMLRAIKYRLL, encoded by the exons GTCTCGGCAAACTGCTCACACCTGACCTCGAGATCGCACTGCAATTCTGCTCACATTTGATTTACGGCTATGCCGGTATTAATCCCACCACCTATCAGGTGCAGAGTCTACACGAAGACTTGGACGTGTATAAGCATCAGTATTCCGAGGTCACCGCACTGAAGCGTAAATATCCACACCTAAAAGTATTGCTGAGTGTTGGTGGCGATCAAGATATAGATCCCGAGCATCCCAATAAGTACCTTGAGCTGCTGGAGGGCGAGAAAGTCAAGCAGACTTCTTTTATTAATTCAGCCTATTCGCTAGTGCGTTCGTATGGCTTTGATGGTTTGGATTTGTCCTTCCAATTTCCTCGTAATAAACCACGTAAAGTGCACTCCGATATCGGCATGGTgtggaaaaaattcaagaagCTCTTCACGGGCGATTTCATAGTAGACGAGAAGGCCGAACAGCACAAGGAAGAGTTCACCGCGTTTGTGCGCGATGTGCGCAATGCTTTGCGTCCTGATAATATGATGCTAACGCTAACGGTGTTACCAAATGTCAATTCCTCCT GGTATTTTGACGTGCCAGCTTTGGTCGGAAATTTGGACTTTGTCACCCTAGCGGCCTTCGATTTCCTCACACCCGAGCGCAATCCGTCAGAAGCCGACTTCACAGCACCACTCTATGAACTATATGATCAGAATCGCTTGCCACATTATAATGTCAACTTCCAGGTCGATTATTGGCTTGCACAGTTGTGCCCGGCTAGTAAGATTAATGTCGGTATTGCCGCTTATGGACGCGCATGGAAACTAACTACCGACTCGGGCATGACTGGTGCGCCCGTGGTGCAGGAGGCAGACGGCCCCGCACCAGCCGGAATGCAAAGTCAGAAGGCTGGTCTTCTTTCCTGGCCTGAGGTGTGCGCCAAGTTGCCGAATCCTGCGAATGCCTACTTAAAGGGTGCCGATGCGCCGCTGCGTCGTGTTAGCGATCCCACCAAGCGTTACGGCACTTATGCTTTCCGACCGGCGGACGCCAATGGTGAACATGGCATGTGGGTGAGCTACGAAGATCCCGATACGGCCGCCAACAAAGCGGCCTATGTGCATTCAAAGAATTTAGGCGGTTTGGCTTTATTCGACTTAAGTTATGATGATTTCCGTGGACTTTGCACTGGAGATAAGTATCCCATTTTGCGTGCGGCCAAATTCCGTTTG ACGTACGAGATGAAGTTTTTGCTTGTCTCGCTAGCCTTTCTGGTATGCTCGCTTTGGGCGACCGCGTCCGTGTTGGAACGCAATGTTGTGTGCTTTTACGACTCAGATGGCGCCACGCGTTCAG GTTCATCGCAATTCCACGTTGCTGACATGGAAATAGCACTACAATTTTGCACGCACGTCATATACGGCTATGTTGGCATCAAACCGGACACCTTCCAGGTTATGAGCCTTAACGAAAACCTAGACATCCAGAAGCGGCACTTTGCCACCATCACGGCGCTCAAGGAGAAGTTCCCATACGTGAAATTTCTGCTGAGTGTTGGGGGAGACCGCGACGCCAATTACCACGAGAAGTATATTAACCTATTAGAAGCAGGCCGCCACAAGCAAGCAGTATTCATAGACTCAGTGCGCGACTTTTTGCGAAGCTACAACTTCGATGGTGTAGATTTAGCCTTCCAACTGCCACGTAACAAGCCAAGAAAAGTGCACTCGGACATCGGTTCGGTGTGGAAGGGTTTCAAGAAGTTCTTTACTGGTGATTTTATTGTCGATGAGAAGGCGGATGAGCACAAGGAAGAGTTCACCGACTTGGTTAAGGATCTAAAGAATACGCTGCGTGTAGATAATATGTTGTTATCGCTGACGGTCCTGCCGAATGTCAACTCGAGTT GGTACTTCGATGCGCCGGCGATTGCGGACAGTTTGGATCTGATAAATCTAGCCACTTTCGATTTCCTCACGCCTGAACGCAACCCCGAGGAAGCAGATTACACCGCACCACTCTACGAGTTGCACGATCAAAATCGTTTACCGCACTATAATATTAACTTCCAAGTGGAAAACTGGCTGTTGCAACGTGTGCCTGCCAGCAAGATCAATGTTGGCATTGCTACCTATGGACGCGCTTGGAAGATGACTAAGGATTCTGGTACTACTGGCTTGCCTGTGGTGCCAGCTACGGAGGGCGCAGCACCAGCTGGTCCATTCACAAAGACACCAGGCCTTCTCAACTGGTTGGAAGTGTGTCAACGCTTGCCAAACCCTTCGAATATCAATGCAAAGGGTGCTAATGCACCTCTACGCCGCATCAGCGATCCGACCAAACGTTATGGCACTTATGCTTTCCACACTGCAGACGAAGATGACACCAATGGCATTTGGGTGAGCTATGAGGATCCTGATACGGCCGCAAGCAAAGCTGGTTATGTGAAGGCGAAGAACTTGGGTGGCGTAGCTTTGTTCGATCTCACTTTGGATGATTTCCTTGGTCAATGCACGGGCGATAAGTTCCCCATGTTGAGGGCTATTAAATACAGGCTGCTTTAA